One window of Verrucomicrobiia bacterium genomic DNA carries:
- a CDS encoding DEAD/DEAH box helicase produces MPKALMPKMEVPSQHNWRTTDEDEINRRRVRASTEQFRISNTDPRHPVYSNFRVQSASGLAYLVEIRDVGQRQFACQCVDFRINGLGTCKHVEAVLLYLRARFKRLFQNASKNGSTRLDVVPDPSTDSICLLNGHGALPSQLRPWFGTGGALKEGNPEEVLGSLRQLASSRLPELRLSQELTPWLEARARAAERKEIRRHYELKVQNGEWPAQETRVPLFPYQREGMLHLAFTERALLADEMGLGKTIQAIAACALLRRLGRAERVLVVTPASLKTEWEEQIQRFTELPYQLVFGSRMQRLKCYHAARQLASGAAMPPFFTIVNYEQMLADALEVNERLRPDIVVLDEAQRIKNWSAKTTQAIKRLRSRYAFVLTGTPIENRIDELYSLMDFLNPSLLGPLFRFNREYYQLDERGRPSAYCNLDKLHERIKPHMLRRRKADVETELPERSDRNYFVILSAEQRAEYENHEAVVARLAFIAKRRPLTQQESDKLLRHLAMMRMVCDTNYILNPEDRVCPKLAELEKILEECRENKDVKALVFSEWERMLELVQGLCRRLKLGFAWHTGSVPQKRRRAEINAFKSDPDCRIFLSTDSGASGLNLQNASIVINCDLPWNPAKLEQRIARAWRKHQTRPVTVINLVTEKTIEHRMLDTLSNKQALADGVLDRKGNLTEIKLQSGRQAFLAKLEQLVSTPTQPPPGTAPARPALPADRPLGFASAARERINGALVRCEERYPADASHSVLYVIVERDAAQHREKLQALHEEYFGPGQWDPLSPVRLEVIDRATDEALQRLIELGLVSRTTRASRDLFAQETTAAGPAPLSEAEREQAASHRQQAARKMKMARLLGEGGLAEEARAAMLDAVLPLGRALAIEGRLPEPSKFEDTLLAPLAHQWREALTPLRQFTADPTAAWKPVADCLAAL; encoded by the coding sequence ATGCCAAAAGCTTTAATGCCGAAAATGGAAGTGCCCTCGCAGCACAACTGGCGCACCACGGACGAAGACGAGATTAACCGCCGCAGGGTCCGGGCGAGCACGGAACAATTTCGCATTTCAAACACAGACCCGCGCCACCCGGTTTATTCGAACTTTCGCGTTCAATCTGCCAGCGGGCTGGCGTACCTGGTTGAAATCCGCGATGTGGGCCAGAGGCAGTTCGCCTGTCAATGCGTTGATTTCCGCATCAACGGTTTGGGCACTTGCAAGCATGTGGAAGCGGTTCTGCTCTATCTGCGCGCGCGTTTCAAGCGGCTCTTCCAAAACGCCTCAAAAAACGGCAGCACGCGCCTGGATGTGGTGCCGGACCCATCCACCGATTCCATTTGTTTGTTAAACGGACACGGTGCGCTGCCGTCCCAGTTGCGCCCTTGGTTTGGAACCGGCGGGGCATTGAAGGAAGGCAACCCCGAGGAGGTCCTTGGAAGCCTGCGGCAACTGGCGTCCAGCCGCCTGCCGGAACTGCGCCTGTCGCAGGAGTTGACCCCTTGGCTGGAGGCCCGGGCGCGAGCCGCTGAACGCAAAGAAATCAGGCGACATTACGAGCTTAAGGTCCAAAACGGCGAGTGGCCCGCGCAGGAAACCCGGGTCCCGCTATTCCCCTATCAGCGGGAAGGGATGTTACACCTGGCCTTTACCGAGCGCGCACTGTTGGCGGATGAAATGGGCCTGGGAAAAACCATCCAGGCCATTGCTGCTTGCGCCCTGCTGCGGCGCCTTGGCCGGGCTGAGCGGGTGCTGGTGGTTACTCCAGCTTCCCTCAAAACCGAATGGGAAGAGCAGATTCAACGGTTCACCGAGCTGCCCTATCAACTGGTGTTTGGCTCGAGGATGCAGCGCCTGAAATGCTACCACGCCGCGCGGCAACTGGCCTCAGGGGCTGCAATGCCGCCGTTCTTCACCATTGTCAACTACGAGCAGATGCTGGCCGATGCCCTGGAAGTCAACGAGCGGTTGCGTCCGGACATCGTGGTGCTGGACGAGGCGCAGCGTATCAAGAATTGGAGCGCCAAAACCACCCAGGCCATCAAACGCCTCCGCAGCCGCTACGCGTTCGTCCTGACGGGCACGCCCATCGAAAACCGCATCGACGAACTCTATTCATTGATGGATTTTTTGAATCCATCGCTTCTGGGACCCTTGTTCCGGTTCAACCGTGAATACTACCAACTCGATGAGCGCGGGCGCCCGAGCGCTTATTGCAACCTGGACAAACTCCACGAGCGCATTAAGCCCCACATGCTTCGCCGCCGCAAAGCCGATGTCGAGACGGAGTTGCCCGAGCGCTCGGACCGCAACTATTTCGTTATCCTCAGCGCGGAGCAGCGGGCTGAATATGAGAACCACGAGGCAGTGGTTGCGCGTTTGGCATTTATCGCCAAACGCCGACCGCTCACCCAACAGGAATCAGACAAGCTCTTGCGGCACCTGGCCATGATGCGGATGGTTTGCGACACCAATTATATCCTTAATCCCGAGGACCGGGTTTGTCCGAAACTGGCTGAGCTCGAGAAGATTCTCGAGGAATGCCGGGAGAATAAGGACGTAAAGGCGCTCGTCTTTTCGGAATGGGAGCGGATGCTCGAACTGGTGCAGGGCCTCTGCCGGCGGCTCAAGCTGGGTTTCGCCTGGCATACCGGCAGCGTCCCCCAAAAACGGCGCCGGGCAGAAATCAACGCGTTCAAGTCCGACCCGGATTGCCGGATTTTTCTCAGCACCGATTCGGGCGCATCGGGATTAAACCTGCAAAATGCGAGCATTGTGATTAATTGCGACTTGCCATGGAACCCAGCCAAGCTCGAGCAACGCATTGCACGGGCCTGGCGCAAGCACCAGACCCGCCCAGTCACAGTCATCAATCTGGTTACCGAAAAAACCATCGAGCACCGAATGCTCGATACGCTTTCGAACAAGCAAGCCCTGGCCGACGGCGTCCTGGACCGCAAAGGCAATCTTACGGAGATCAAACTCCAGAGCGGACGTCAGGCCTTCCTGGCGAAACTCGAGCAACTGGTTTCAACGCCAACTCAACCACCGCCAGGAACCGCGCCTGCACGGCCAGCGCTCCCGGCGGACCGCCCGCTGGGTTTTGCGAGCGCCGCGCGCGAGCGCATTAATGGCGCGCTGGTGCGATGTGAAGAGCGGTACCCGGCGGATGCCTCTCATTCGGTGTTGTATGTGATTGTCGAGCGGGACGCCGCCCAGCACCGCGAGAAGCTCCAAGCCTTGCACGAGGAGTATTTCGGGCCCGGCCAATGGGACCCGCTGTCACCGGTGCGCCTGGAGGTTATTGATCGCGCCACAGACGAGGCCTTGCAACGGCTCATCGAACTCGGACTGGTATCTCGCACCACGCGCGCCAGCCGGGATTTGTTTGCTCAGGAAACAACGGCTGCGGGGCCTGCCCCTCTCTCCGAGGCGGAGCGGGAGCAAGCGGCAAGCCACCGCCAACAGGCGGCGCGCAAGATGAAGATGGCGCGTCTGCTGGGCGAAGGTGGCCTGGCCGAAGAAGCCAGGGCCGCCATGCTGGATGCGGTGCTGCCCTTGGGCCGCGCATTGGCTATCGAAGGCCGGTTACCCGAGCCGTCAAAGTTCGAGGACACGCTCCTGGCGCCTTTGGCCCATCAATGGCGCGAGGCCCTGACCCCCCTGCGCCAATTCACCGCCGATCCCACCGCAGCGTGGAAACCGGTGGCGGATTGCCTGGCAGCGCTTTAA
- a CDS encoding glycoside hydrolase family 172 protein, whose amino-acid sequence MNAVILALWLFHLTSLCRAGVLDDLAKPQEGRSMRATSTMRVGEVRRSGEQKLNPRAEPRGDLSEESNWDNFRVAPGKTHVLLDERGPGIITHVWMTFLGPEPQDWAKDGSANHQEMLLRMYWDGDPRPAVEAPVGDFFANCFGQRREVISLPVVVADGDAYNCFWQMPFRKSARIEIVNQSDKPISLLYYNIDWIRKKRIPKDTPYFYAQYRQEYPVEHGKDYVLLDTRGKGHYVGTVLAVRTRSPAWFGEGDEKIYIDGESKASIWGTGTEDYFLLAWGLKTASTPYFGVPFFDQWGIVGGHTSAYRWHINDPIVFNTGIKVTFEHFGWIAPDENHAYKSTSWNEREDDYSSVSFWYQTGKPTFNARAPDARARALPSLDPIIAFARDFTGTHFHGDGELITQQLEFYPGRQVLYEPTNSQNAWLELAFSVTNKQPFRLLLNLTKSYDFGRYQTYLNGVKLGEPLDLYSPKVINEEAHLLDFWPDPGQYRLRLECVGRNPASAGYYCGLESVRLRERRPRVAIYAHDKNKDWRTNPILYH is encoded by the coding sequence GTGAACGCCGTCATCCTGGCGCTGTGGTTGTTCCATTTGACGAGCCTGTGCCGGGCTGGGGTTTTGGATGATCTCGCCAAACCGCAGGAAGGAAGGTCCATGCGCGCGACCTCGACGATGCGGGTTGGGGAGGTGCGGCGGTCCGGCGAGCAGAAGCTCAATCCTCGCGCGGAGCCTCGCGGAGACCTGAGCGAAGAAAGCAATTGGGACAATTTCAGAGTAGCGCCCGGAAAGACGCATGTGCTGTTGGACGAGCGCGGCCCCGGCATTATTACTCACGTCTGGATGACTTTTCTTGGGCCGGAGCCTCAGGATTGGGCCAAAGACGGCTCGGCCAACCACCAGGAAATGCTTTTGCGGATGTATTGGGACGGCGATCCCCGTCCTGCCGTAGAGGCGCCGGTTGGAGATTTTTTCGCCAACTGTTTTGGCCAGAGACGCGAGGTGATTAGCCTGCCCGTCGTTGTGGCGGACGGCGATGCCTACAATTGTTTCTGGCAAATGCCGTTCCGAAAGTCTGCCCGCATCGAAATCGTCAACCAAAGCGACAAGCCCATAAGCCTGCTGTATTACAATATTGATTGGATCAGGAAGAAGCGAATCCCCAAGGACACACCTTATTTTTACGCTCAGTACCGCCAGGAATACCCCGTCGAGCACGGCAAGGATTACGTGCTGCTGGACACGCGCGGTAAAGGCCATTACGTCGGCACGGTGCTGGCGGTGCGGACGCGAAGCCCCGCATGGTTCGGCGAAGGCGATGAGAAGATTTATATCGACGGGGAATCCAAGGCCTCGATTTGGGGCACCGGAACGGAAGATTATTTTCTGTTAGCGTGGGGTTTAAAAACTGCCAGCACGCCGTATTTCGGGGTACCCTTCTTCGACCAATGGGGGATCGTCGGTGGACATACCAGCGCCTACCGCTGGCATATCAACGACCCAATCGTCTTCAATACAGGTATCAAAGTGACGTTTGAACACTTTGGCTGGATCGCTCCCGATGAGAACCATGCCTACAAGAGCACTAGCTGGAATGAGCGCGAAGATGATTATTCAAGCGTGTCTTTCTGGTACCAAACCGGCAAACCGACCTTCAATGCCCGCGCTCCGGACGCCCGCGCCCGCGCGCTGCCCAGCCTCGATCCGATCATCGCTTTCGCCAGAGACTTTACGGGAACGCACTTTCATGGTGATGGAGAACTCATCACCCAGCAGCTTGAGTTCTACCCCGGACGGCAGGTGCTCTATGAACCGACAAACAGCCAAAATGCGTGGCTGGAGCTTGCCTTCAGCGTGACGAACAAGCAGCCGTTCCGCCTCCTGTTGAACCTCACCAAATCCTACGACTTCGGCCGGTATCAAACATATCTTAATGGCGTTAAATTGGGCGAGCCGTTGGACCTTTACAGCCCCAAGGTGATCAATGAAGAGGCGCATCTGCTCGATTTTTGGCCCGATCCGGGCCAATACCGGCTCCGGTTGGAGTGCGTCGGAAGGAATCCGGCGTCCGCAGGTTACTACTGCGGCTTGGAATCAGTGCGACTGCGCGAACGACGCCCTCGAGTGGCCATCTACGCGCACGACAAGAACAAGGACTGGAGGACCAACCCAATCCTTTATCACTGA
- a CDS encoding pentapeptide repeat-containing protein, whose product MTTWSVLGGPMSGTPGQTLSLQDSLSGAAFYRVQSSISLEYAELNNANLAFGELEDADFFGANLFGANLSQATLTGANLGGADLRSADLSQGVLTGADLFGVQAASANFNFASFDGVDATFGDFENAGLLAADLTGTDFTFAILTGADLRFATWNNVILDTDTQIDAKPQLIWQLVNHPATNAILLNVDLSEATLAGVNFNHANFSGSSFFETDLSGADLRGANFTAASMAFVDFKGTLIDGTTLIDSKSRLVWQILNQPLIGRDLHAANLSSVLLFQAGLIGANLTNSFCFESVLEESNFGNANLTGANFNNADFFGAILTNANLTQGRFRSADFSQANLLNAITNGADFTGAIFTNTIMPDGSIR is encoded by the coding sequence TTGACCACCTGGAGCGTGCTCGGCGGGCCGATGAGCGGAACACCGGGCCAAACCCTTAGCCTCCAGGATTCTCTTTCCGGCGCGGCCTTTTACCGCGTGCAATCAAGCATCTCTCTGGAGTATGCGGAATTGAACAACGCGAATCTCGCTTTCGGCGAGCTGGAGGACGCGGATTTCTTCGGCGCGAATCTATTCGGCGCCAACCTCAGCCAGGCCACTCTGACCGGCGCGAACTTGGGCGGCGCAGACCTCCGCTCCGCGGACCTCAGCCAAGGGGTCCTGACCGGCGCTGACCTGTTCGGCGTCCAGGCCGCCTCGGCTAATTTCAATTTCGCCAGCTTCGATGGGGTGGACGCAACGTTTGGCGATTTTGAAAACGCGGGTCTGTTGGCAGCCGACCTGACAGGAACTGACTTCACGTTTGCGATCCTCACCGGCGCCGACCTCCGGTTCGCAACTTGGAACAATGTGATACTCGACACCGACACGCAGATTGATGCGAAACCACAGCTCATCTGGCAGTTAGTCAACCATCCGGCCACAAACGCCATCCTGCTCAATGTTGATCTCAGTGAAGCGACCCTGGCAGGAGTCAATTTCAATCACGCTAACTTCAGCGGCTCATCGTTCTTCGAGACCGATCTCAGTGGCGCCGACCTCCGCGGGGCCAATTTTACCGCGGCGAGTATGGCGTTTGTAGATTTCAAGGGAACGCTGATTGACGGGACTACCCTCATCGATTCCAAATCGCGCCTGGTTTGGCAGATTCTCAATCAGCCCCTCATCGGGCGAGACCTTCATGCAGCAAACTTGAGCTCGGTCTTGCTGTTTCAGGCAGGCCTTATTGGGGCCAATTTGACCAACTCCTTCTGCTTCGAGTCCGTCCTTGAAGAATCCAATTTCGGCAATGCGAACCTGACCGGCGCCAACTTCAATAATGCCGATTTCTTCGGCGCCATTCTCACCAATGCCAATCTTACCCAGGGCCGGTTTCGCTCCGCCGACTTCTCCCAGGCAAATCTGCTCAATGCGATTACAAATGGCGCCGATTTTACCGGCGCCATCTTCACCAACACCATTATGCCCGACGGATCAATCAGGTGA
- a CDS encoding beta-galactosidase — MAFRFHFSQPAWPLVLALLLTALRPACLAQQPAQGLPKIRVAKDGRTFIDEYGRPFVPFGVTYYRPNTGWAPQVWKQFDPEATRKDFAKMKELSVNCIRVFLSFKSFYTDPGTLRTEGLAKFDKFLTLAEEAGIYVHPTGPDFWEGPPNWSPVAVEDEKTVQALEEFWKLFAARYKGRNVILAYDLKNEPEVGWNDRMKPGWNAWLQNKYGTLERLDRAWGAAHSGQFGSLPLPDEQDALNNPELLDFQHFREGLADEWTRRQAAAIKSVDPGALVTAGLIQWSVPSLLPAGPRHYAAFRPERQARFLDFLEIHFYPLEHGAYAYRDEEDELANLAYLEGIVREAARPGKPVVLAEFGWYGGGKPKFDNGNQPAATQEQQAGYCGRVVKTSACFVAGWLNWGFYDCPDASDCSEFTGLVTADGSVKAWGKTFHELAAQYSGSQIPPAKIGPRPALDWDACLTDRGTQREFRKRYLAAFLKDYPAEK, encoded by the coding sequence ATGGCCTTCCGATTCCACTTCTCGCAACCAGCCTGGCCCCTGGTCCTGGCTCTTCTCCTCACCGCGCTCAGGCCGGCGTGCCTGGCTCAGCAGCCTGCGCAGGGCTTGCCAAAAATCCGCGTCGCCAAAGATGGACGCACCTTTATCGACGAGTATGGGCGGCCATTCGTCCCGTTCGGCGTCACCTACTATCGGCCAAACACTGGATGGGCGCCTCAGGTTTGGAAACAGTTCGACCCCGAGGCAACCCGCAAAGACTTTGCCAAAATGAAAGAGTTGAGCGTCAATTGCATCCGGGTTTTCCTCAGCTTTAAGTCCTTTTACACAGACCCGGGCACGTTGCGGACGGAGGGTTTAGCGAAATTCGATAAATTCCTAACGCTTGCCGAGGAGGCCGGCATTTACGTCCATCCGACCGGCCCGGATTTTTGGGAAGGTCCACCGAATTGGAGTCCGGTGGCTGTCGAAGACGAGAAAACCGTCCAGGCATTGGAAGAGTTTTGGAAGCTCTTCGCGGCGCGCTACAAGGGCCGGAACGTCATCTTGGCCTATGATTTGAAGAACGAACCCGAGGTTGGATGGAACGACCGGATGAAGCCTGGTTGGAATGCGTGGCTCCAAAACAAATATGGCACTCTTGAGCGGCTGGACAGGGCATGGGGCGCGGCCCATTCCGGCCAGTTTGGAAGCCTCCCACTCCCCGATGAACAGGACGCATTGAATAATCCCGAGTTGCTGGATTTTCAACACTTTCGCGAGGGCCTTGCGGACGAGTGGACCCGGCGCCAGGCGGCGGCCATCAAGTCGGTTGACCCCGGCGCTCTGGTGACGGCTGGGCTCATCCAATGGTCCGTTCCATCTCTCCTGCCGGCAGGGCCGCGACACTACGCCGCTTTTCGCCCGGAGCGGCAGGCAAGGTTTCTCGATTTTCTTGAAATCCATTTTTACCCGCTCGAACACGGGGCGTACGCGTATCGCGACGAAGAGGATGAATTGGCAAATCTTGCGTATCTCGAGGGGATAGTCCGCGAGGCGGCGCGTCCAGGCAAGCCGGTGGTTCTAGCCGAGTTCGGCTGGTATGGCGGGGGCAAGCCCAAATTTGATAACGGAAACCAGCCTGCGGCGACCCAGGAGCAACAGGCTGGCTATTGCGGGCGCGTTGTAAAAACCTCTGCCTGCTTTGTGGCCGGCTGGCTAAACTGGGGTTTCTACGATTGCCCGGACGCCAGCGATTGCAGCGAATTCACGGGGCTGGTCACTGCCGATGGAAGCGTCAAGGCTTGGGGCAAAACATTCCATGAGTTGGCTGCGCAGTACAGCGGCAGCCAAATCCCGCCGGCAAAAATCGGGCCCCGGCCTGCCCTGGATTGGGATGCCTGCCTGACCGACAGGGGCACTCAACGAGAATTCCGGAAAAGGTACCTTGCGGCCTTCCTCAAGGACTATCCGGCCGAAAAGTAA
- the tsaB gene encoding tRNA (adenosine(37)-N6)-threonylcarbamoyltransferase complex dimerization subunit type 1 TsaB → MKILGLEFSSPQRSVAAVEVRAEEPLVLAEVIETGPGSMRPLAMIEEALRQARIEREQIECLAVGLGPGSYTGIRTAIALAQGWQLGRGIKLLGISSAECIAAEAQAAGLTGRVHVIIDAQRNEFYLAAYELKPAQRRGLSPLRLACSSEVQQGLASGGLLVGPEVTRWFPEGRLLFPRAATLARLSVGETDFLSGEELGPIYLRETSFVKAPPPRIIP, encoded by the coding sequence ATGAAGATATTGGGTCTTGAATTCTCTTCCCCGCAAAGGAGCGTTGCGGCGGTTGAGGTCCGCGCCGAGGAGCCTCTGGTGCTGGCCGAAGTCATCGAGACCGGTCCCGGCTCGATGAGACCGCTGGCCATGATCGAGGAGGCCTTGCGGCAGGCGCGCATCGAGCGCGAGCAAATCGAGTGTCTCGCTGTCGGTTTGGGGCCGGGATCTTACACCGGTATCCGCACGGCCATCGCCCTGGCGCAGGGCTGGCAATTGGGGCGTGGGATAAAGTTGTTGGGCATTAGCAGCGCCGAATGCATTGCCGCCGAGGCTCAAGCTGCAGGCCTCACAGGCCGGGTCCATGTGATCATCGACGCTCAACGAAATGAATTTTACCTGGCTGCTTATGAGCTGAAACCCGCCCAGCGCCGCGGGCTTTCTCCGCTTCGGCTGGCGTGTTCGAGTGAAGTGCAGCAAGGCCTCGCTTCGGGTGGTCTGCTCGTGGGACCTGAAGTGACCCGCTGGTTCCCCGAAGGCCGGCTTCTCTTCCCGCGTGCGGCCACGCTGGCCCGCCTCAGCGTGGGGGAAACGGACTTTTTGTCCGGTGAAGAACTCGGGCCGATCTACCTGCGTGAAACGAGCTTTGTTAAAGCACCCCCGCCTCGAATAATACCCTAA
- the tsaE gene encoding tRNA (adenosine(37)-N6)-threonylcarbamoyltransferase complex ATPase subunit type 1 TsaE: MVTCISHSPSETQALGEAWGRDAMRGWVIALTGHLGSGKTQLVKGLARGLGFSQLVLSPTFALVHTYAGGRLTLFHLDLYRLETPEQVVAAGLTDYLQPDGVTVIEWAERFVQRALDATGEPGEGRGGPTPLISLHSNMGRGSVPLRMVRIETLSERERRIVYEDIGS, translated from the coding sequence ATGGTTACGTGCATTTCTCATAGCCCCTCCGAGACTCAAGCGCTGGGTGAGGCTTGGGGACGCGATGCGATGCGGGGCTGGGTCATTGCCCTTACCGGGCACCTGGGTTCGGGCAAAACCCAGTTAGTCAAAGGGCTGGCGCGAGGATTGGGTTTCAGCCAGCTTGTCTTATCGCCCACCTTCGCTCTCGTGCATACCTATGCCGGTGGCCGATTGACCCTGTTTCACCTCGATTTGTACCGGCTCGAAACACCTGAGCAGGTGGTCGCTGCCGGGCTGACCGATTATTTGCAGCCCGACGGCGTCACAGTGATTGAATGGGCCGAACGGTTCGTGCAACGAGCGCTGGATGCAACCGGCGAACCAGGGGAGGGCAGGGGAGGGCCAACGCCTCTGATCTCGCTCCACTCAAACATGGGCCGCGGCTCGGTCCCGCTGCGCATGGTTCGTATCGAGACGCTCAGTGAGCGTGAACGGCGCATTGTGTATGAAGATATTGGGTCTTGA
- a CDS encoding thiamine-phosphate kinase yields MNEFELISHLTRSVPTNKSVVLGPGDDCALLDFDLPDRLLLFKTDAVVEGVHFATGAAPEKIGHKAMARCLSDVAAMAGTPTAALVTIALPPGFDTPRIEGVYAGLSALARKHEVALAGGETVASPGGLLISIALLGWVQRGKAVLRSGAEPGDALFVTGELGGSMAGRHLEFEPRLAEARWLAQQFCIHAMLDLSDGLAGDLRHVLKASRVGAELLATAIPISRDARNAAKKPLGKAPLQAALSDGEDYELLFALASRDAVPLVDAWKEQFPQLRLSCIGKITPHEGISIRDKQGVRPLAAHGYVHFS; encoded by the coding sequence ATGAACGAGTTCGAACTCATCAGCCACCTGACTCGTTCGGTCCCGACCAACAAGTCCGTTGTGCTCGGGCCGGGCGATGATTGCGCGCTCCTCGATTTCGATCTTCCCGATCGATTGTTGTTGTTCAAAACCGACGCTGTGGTCGAGGGTGTGCATTTCGCCACGGGTGCGGCGCCGGAAAAAATTGGGCATAAGGCGATGGCGCGGTGCTTGAGTGATGTGGCCGCCATGGCGGGCACGCCGACCGCCGCGCTGGTCACGATTGCGCTGCCACCCGGATTCGATACACCGCGCATCGAGGGTGTGTATGCCGGATTAAGCGCTTTGGCGCGCAAACACGAAGTCGCCCTTGCCGGCGGCGAGACGGTCGCCTCTCCGGGCGGCCTTCTTATCTCGATTGCGCTGTTGGGCTGGGTTCAACGCGGCAAAGCGGTGCTGCGTTCCGGCGCGGAGCCGGGAGACGCGCTGTTCGTTACGGGCGAGTTGGGCGGCTCGATGGCGGGCCGGCATCTGGAATTCGAGCCGCGCCTCGCGGAAGCTCGCTGGCTCGCCCAGCAATTTTGCATCCACGCCATGCTCGACCTGAGCGACGGACTGGCGGGCGACCTGCGCCATGTCCTCAAAGCCAGCCGGGTCGGGGCGGAATTGTTGGCCACAGCCATCCCCATCAGCCGCGACGCCCGCAACGCCGCCAAGAAACCCTTGGGCAAGGCCCCTCTGCAAGCCGCTCTCAGCGATGGGGAGGATTACGAACTGCTCTTTGCTCTTGCCAGCCGCGATGCCGTCCCGCTCGTGGACGCGTGGAAGGAGCAATTCCCTCAACTGCGCCTGAGTTGCATCGGCAAGATCACTCCGCATGAGGGCATTTCAATCCGGGACAAACAGGGGGTGCGCCCCTTGGCCGCGCATGGTTACGTGCATTTCTCATAG
- a CDS encoding CPBP family intramembrane glutamic endopeptidase: protein MLSGTPWKAEAIVRLFLGLVVCVYGGSLSILAMHFHSLPGKSGFRFYAILIATFGLLGAALVLLRKKWTLDNFLRRMAGSLVCLYAAFCFGLWLQKFSGPPAPSVAQMIISALSFQGAALILVAYFLHEHQTGWVEAFGFSTRWPRALLLGFILACLFLPVGWGLQLGTAVSLEWVAKRLPQLGLQPQEQQAVQTLQMAMTFASRLALGVVTIILAPIAEEILFRGVLYRWIRQAGFPRLALWGTALLFAAVHLNLISFIPLALLAVGLALLYERTGNLLAPITAHALFNALNFAILYSFQQTWSKTP from the coding sequence ATGCTATCAGGGACACCATGGAAAGCGGAGGCGATCGTCCGGTTGTTCCTGGGCCTCGTCGTCTGTGTGTATGGCGGCTCGCTCAGCATCCTGGCGATGCATTTTCATTCGTTGCCAGGAAAATCCGGCTTCCGCTTTTATGCGATACTGATTGCGACATTTGGCTTGCTGGGCGCAGCCTTGGTTTTGTTGCGTAAGAAATGGACCCTCGACAATTTTCTGCGCCGAATGGCGGGCTCTTTGGTGTGTCTCTACGCCGCATTTTGCTTCGGCTTGTGGTTGCAGAAATTCTCGGGACCGCCTGCTCCTTCCGTCGCGCAGATGATCATCTCGGCCCTGAGCTTTCAGGGCGCGGCCTTGATTTTAGTTGCCTATTTTCTCCATGAGCATCAAACCGGCTGGGTTGAGGCGTTCGGGTTTTCAACCCGCTGGCCTCGGGCTCTGCTGCTGGGGTTTATTCTGGCCTGCCTTTTCCTGCCAGTCGGTTGGGGTCTGCAACTTGGCACGGCGGTGTCCCTTGAGTGGGTTGCCAAAAGGCTGCCACAACTTGGGCTTCAACCTCAGGAGCAGCAAGCCGTGCAGACCTTGCAAATGGCCATGACCTTTGCCTCACGCCTGGCCCTGGGGGTCGTCACGATTATCCTGGCTCCCATCGCGGAGGAAATCCTCTTTCGCGGGGTTCTTTACCGTTGGATTCGCCAGGCCGGTTTTCCACGCCTGGCACTCTGGGGCACCGCATTGTTGTTTGCCGCAGTTCACTTGAACCTGATCAGTTTCATTCCGCTGGCCTTATTGGCGGTCGGCTTGGCTTTGCTCTATGAACGCACCGGCAATTTGCTGGCCCCCATTACCGCCCACGCTCTCTTTAACGCCCTCAATTTTGCAATCCTCTACTCCTTTCAGCAGACCTGGAGTAAAACGCCATGA
- a CDS encoding FHA domain-containing protein, which produces MARLLITSKGFSNQVIELNLGVNRFGRSSENDFQIEHPTVSARHCDVLLRDGELLVRDCNSTNGTFVGGDPVEEGTLVTGQILRLGDVEMLVETAEVNIAIPKFDLPRPAPPVVLSDGSLICPRHPEARVTHQCTFCLEVLCDACVHRLRRRGGKVLKLCPLCSHKVELLGGERKKKKKSLLGFLHKTVKLPFLHAMKEDE; this is translated from the coding sequence ATGGCAAGACTTCTCATCACATCGAAGGGTTTCTCCAACCAGGTGATTGAATTGAACCTGGGAGTCAACCGCTTTGGGCGCAGCTCGGAGAACGACTTCCAAATCGAGCATCCAACGGTTTCGGCCCGGCATTGCGACGTTCTGCTTCGGGACGGCGAGTTGCTGGTGAGGGATTGTAATTCCACCAATGGCACCTTTGTGGGCGGCGACCCGGTCGAGGAAGGGACCCTGGTTACCGGCCAGATTCTTAGATTGGGCGATGTCGAGATGCTGGTCGAAACCGCCGAGGTCAACATTGCCATTCCCAAATTTGACCTGCCGCGCCCTGCCCCGCCGGTTGTTTTGTCAGACGGTTCGCTGATTTGCCCGCGGCATCCCGAAGCCAGAGTGACCCATCAATGCACGTTTTGCCTCGAAGTCCTCTGTGACGCGTGCGTCCACCGTCTGCGCCGGCGCGGGGGAAAGGTCCTCAAGCTATGTCCCTTGTGCAGCCACAAAGTTGAGCTGCTGGGTGGCGAGCGTAAGAAGAAGAAAAAATCGCTTTTGGGTTTCTTGCACAAAACAGTCAAGCTCCCGTTCCTTCATGCGATGAAGGAGGATGAATAG